One genomic region from Halorussus rarus encodes:
- a CDS encoding amidohydrolase, with amino-acid sequence MTTLRIAGGQVLGPDATVERADVVVDSESGDIVAVGDPADVPEADETLDAEDSLVMPGLVNAHTHAAMTLLRGYADDKELDAWLQEDIWPVEAELTPEDVRAGTDLGLLEMIRSGTTAFADMYFHEEEVVDAVEDAGLRARLGYGVVTVGKDEDGAREDCEQSLRVAREFDGAADGRVKTAFMPHSLTTVGEEYLRKYVAEAREDGIPLHYHANETDDEVDPIVEERSERPLEYARDLDMTGDADFVAHGVHVDETEVDLLAETGTSVVHCPASNMKLASGMAPVQELLDAGVTVGLGTDGAASNNDLDVFDEMRDAAMVGKLAADDASAVPAEAVVRMATEGSAAALGFDSGRIEAGANADLAVVDLDAAHLTPHHDLVSHLVYAARGSDVRHTICDGAVLMRDREVLTLDAAAVRDRAEERAAAVVERAE; translated from the coding sequence ATGACGACGCTCCGAATCGCGGGCGGTCAGGTGCTGGGCCCCGACGCGACCGTCGAGCGCGCCGACGTGGTGGTCGACTCCGAGTCCGGCGACATCGTCGCGGTCGGCGACCCCGCCGACGTGCCCGAGGCCGACGAGACGCTCGACGCCGAGGACTCGCTGGTGATGCCGGGGCTGGTCAACGCCCACACCCACGCCGCCATGACGCTACTGCGCGGGTACGCCGACGACAAGGAACTCGACGCCTGGCTTCAGGAGGACATCTGGCCGGTCGAGGCCGAACTCACCCCCGAGGACGTCCGGGCCGGAACCGACCTCGGCCTGCTGGAGATGATCCGCTCGGGCACTACCGCGTTCGCGGACATGTACTTCCACGAGGAGGAAGTCGTCGACGCGGTCGAGGACGCCGGCCTGCGCGCCCGCCTGGGATACGGCGTCGTCACGGTCGGGAAGGACGAGGACGGCGCCCGCGAGGACTGCGAGCAGAGCCTCCGGGTCGCCCGCGAGTTCGACGGCGCGGCCGACGGCCGGGTGAAGACCGCGTTCATGCCCCACAGCCTCACCACGGTCGGCGAGGAGTACCTCCGGAAGTACGTCGCGGAGGCCCGCGAGGACGGTATCCCGCTCCACTACCACGCCAACGAGACCGACGACGAGGTCGACCCCATCGTCGAGGAACGGAGCGAGCGCCCGCTCGAATACGCCCGCGACCTCGACATGACCGGCGACGCGGACTTCGTGGCCCACGGCGTCCACGTCGACGAGACCGAAGTCGACCTGCTGGCCGAGACCGGCACGAGCGTCGTCCACTGCCCGGCGTCGAACATGAAGCTCGCCAGCGGGATGGCCCCGGTCCAGGAGCTGCTCGACGCCGGCGTCACGGTCGGCCTGGGAACCGACGGCGCGGCCTCGAACAACGACCTCGACGTGTTCGACGAGATGCGCGACGCCGCGATGGTCGGCAAACTCGCCGCGGACGACGCCAGCGCGGTCCCGGCCGAGGCGGTCGTCCGGATGGCGACCGAAGGGAGCGCCGCCGCGCTGGGCTTCGACAGCGGCCGCATCGAGGCGGGCGCAAACGCCGACCTCGCCGTGGTCGACCTCGACGCCGCCCACTTGACGCCGCACCACGACCTCGTGAGCCACCTCGTCTACGCGGCCCGCGGGTCGGACGTGCGCCACACCATCTGCGACGGCGCGGTCCTGATGCGGGACCGCGAGGTGCTGACTCTCGACGCGGCGGCGGTCCGGGACCGCGCCGAGGAGCGGGCAGCGGCGGTCGTCGAGCGCGCGGAGTGA
- a CDS encoding threonine synthase — protein sequence MTYVFECLSCGATADPDDRPADCPDCGGRLEVARADLPDALPDSERTDLWRYADWLPTEGIDLADGGAPASAMGEGWTPLVEAPTLSATAAADFDAEGPDVLVKNETTNPTWSWKDRLASVVVPHAVADGGGDGDSSGGADRIATASTGNHAAAVAAYASRAGVERVLAFLSPSSEPPHHRQSRAYGAEAVRLTDYGERKRLLRDLADRGWFVAYNLSGHYTGQPYVYEGYKTIAYEIVEQSESVPDAVVVPVGAGDGFYGVWKGFRELAARGVISGTPRMVSAESAERHPLAAAFETDAESVGRDEGPEPLSTSTMGATSGDHALGAVRASGGAAYAADRESVEATIRAAGEDGVFLEPASALAPAVVSQAFADGVVGEGDTVVAVGTGAGVAWPDKTVGAVGESPTVDPSLDAVADAVPFALD from the coding sequence ATGACGTACGTCTTCGAGTGCCTCTCGTGCGGCGCGACCGCCGACCCCGACGACCGGCCCGCCGACTGCCCCGACTGCGGCGGACGCCTCGAAGTCGCCCGCGCCGACCTCCCCGACGCGCTCCCCGACTCGGAACGGACCGACCTCTGGCGCTACGCCGACTGGCTCCCGACCGAAGGCATCGACCTCGCAGATGGCGGCGCCCCCGCTTCCGCGATGGGCGAGGGCTGGACGCCGCTGGTCGAGGCCCCGACGCTCTCGGCGACCGCGGCGGCCGACTTCGATGCGGAGGGACCGGACGTGCTCGTGAAGAACGAGACGACCAACCCGACGTGGTCCTGGAAGGACCGCCTCGCGTCGGTCGTCGTTCCCCACGCGGTCGCCGATGGTGGCGGGGATGGCGACTCGTCCGGGGGCGCCGACCGCATCGCCACCGCCTCGACCGGCAACCACGCCGCCGCGGTCGCGGCCTACGCCTCGCGTGCGGGCGTCGAGCGCGTCCTCGCGTTCCTCTCGCCGTCGAGCGAACCGCCCCACCACCGCCAGAGCCGGGCCTACGGGGCGGAAGCCGTCCGGCTCACCGACTACGGCGAGCGCAAGCGACTCCTCCGCGACCTCGCCGACCGAGGGTGGTTCGTCGCGTACAATCTCTCTGGCCACTACACCGGCCAGCCCTACGTCTACGAGGGCTACAAGACCATCGCGTACGAGATCGTCGAGCAGTCCGAAAGCGTGCCCGACGCGGTGGTCGTCCCGGTCGGCGCAGGTGACGGGTTCTACGGCGTCTGGAAGGGGTTCCGCGAGCTCGCGGCTCGCGGCGTTATCTCCGGAACGCCACGGATGGTGAGCGCCGAGTCGGCCGAGCGTCACCCGCTCGCGGCCGCCTTCGAGACCGACGCCGAGTCGGTCGGTCGCGACGAGGGCCCCGAACCGCTCAGCACCTCCACGATGGGCGCCACCTCGGGCGACCACGCGCTCGGGGCGGTCCGGGCCTCCGGCGGCGCGGCCTACGCGGCCGACCGGGAGAGCGTCGAGGCGACCATCCGGGCAGCGGGCGAGGACGGCGTCTTCCTCGAACCCGCCTCCGCGCTCGCGCCGGCAGTCGTCTCTCAGGCGTTCGCCGACGGCGTCGTCGGTGAAGGCGACACGGTCGTCGCGGTCGGCACCGGCGCCGGGGTCGCGTGGCCCGACAAGACGGTCGGCGCAGTGGGCGAATCCCCGACGGTCGACCCCTCGCTGGACGCCGTCGCCGACGCGGTTCCCTTCGCGCTCGACTGA
- the hisG gene encoding ATP phosphoribosyltransferase, with protein sequence MRIAVPNKGRLHDPAMELLESAGLHAVDGADRKLYADTVDPEVTLLFARAADIPEYVSDGAAEVGITGLDQVREADPGNVAELLDLEFGQCRLVLAAPEDGDIRSVADVAGKTVATEFPHITRQYFEQQDVEVDVVEVSGATELTPHVEMADAIVDITSTGTTLQVNRLAVVDEVLSSSVRLFARDDATDDEKVQQVVMALESVLSADGKRYLMMNAPQDRLGEVRDVIPGLGGPTVMNVESDEDGNGDGMVAVHAVVDERNVFETINELKSVGASGILVTEIERLVE encoded by the coding sequence ATGCGAATCGCCGTCCCGAACAAGGGCCGACTCCACGACCCGGCGATGGAACTGCTCGAGAGCGCCGGCCTCCACGCCGTCGACGGCGCCGACCGCAAGCTGTACGCCGACACGGTCGATCCCGAGGTCACGCTGCTGTTCGCGCGTGCCGCCGACATCCCCGAGTACGTCAGCGACGGCGCGGCCGAGGTGGGTATCACCGGCCTCGACCAGGTCCGGGAGGCCGACCCCGGCAACGTCGCGGAGCTGCTCGACCTCGAGTTCGGCCAGTGTCGACTCGTCCTCGCGGCCCCCGAGGACGGCGACATCCGGAGCGTCGCCGACGTGGCGGGCAAGACGGTGGCCACGGAGTTCCCCCACATCACCCGGCAGTACTTCGAGCAGCAGGACGTGGAGGTCGACGTCGTGGAGGTCAGCGGCGCGACCGAGCTCACGCCCCACGTCGAGATGGCCGACGCCATCGTCGACATCACCAGCACGGGGACGACGCTGCAGGTCAACCGGCTCGCGGTCGTCGACGAGGTGCTGTCGAGCTCCGTCCGGCTGTTCGCCCGCGACGACGCGACCGACGACGAGAAGGTCCAGCAGGTCGTGATGGCCCTGGAGTCGGTGCTGTCGGCCGACGGCAAGCGCTACCTGATGATGAACGCGCCCCAGGACCGACTCGGCGAGGTCCGGGACGTGATTCCCGGTCTCGGCGGCCCGACCGTGATGAACGTCGAGAGCGACGAGGACGGGAACGGGGACGGAATGGTCGCGGTCCACGCCGTCGTGGACGAGCGCAACGTGTTCGAGACCATCAACGAACTCAAGTCGGTCGGCGCGAGCGGCATCCTCGTGACCGAGATCGAGCGGCTGGTGGAGTAA
- a CDS encoding DUF7473 family protein encodes MAVPVVALVGTFLLAVVFYGVTAHIAARYVLGDVPVKRAFAVGVVPAIISFALQAYGPAVVIALSASADFFVIRAVYRLKYRTAAVVALAHYTVAALVGITIFNLVRLLSTAPV; translated from the coding sequence ATGGCAGTCCCCGTCGTCGCGCTGGTCGGCACGTTCCTGCTCGCGGTGGTGTTCTACGGCGTCACCGCCCACATCGCCGCGCGGTACGTCCTCGGCGACGTGCCGGTGAAACGCGCCTTCGCGGTCGGCGTCGTGCCGGCGATCATCTCGTTCGCGCTCCAGGCCTACGGCCCGGCGGTGGTCATCGCCCTGAGCGCTAGCGCCGACTTCTTCGTGATCCGGGCGGTGTACCGGCTGAAGTACAGGACGGCGGCCGTGGTCGCGCTGGCCCACTACACCGTGGCCGCGCTGGTCGGCATCACGATATTCAATCTGGTGCGACTGCTCTCGACCGCGCCGGTCTGA
- a CDS encoding TATA-box-binding protein, which produces MTDPKETINIENVVASTGIGQELDLQSVAMDLEGADYDPEQFPGLVYRTQNPKSAALIFRSGKIVCTGAKSTADVHESLEIVFDKLRELQIDVNEDPEIVVQNIVTSADLGRNLNLNAIAIGLGLENIEYEPEQFPGLVYRLDEPEVVALLFGSGKLVITGGKKPEDAEQAVDKIVSRLEELGLLE; this is translated from the coding sequence ATGACCGACCCAAAGGAGACCATCAACATTGAAAACGTGGTCGCCTCCACCGGAATCGGGCAGGAACTCGACCTCCAGAGCGTGGCGATGGACCTGGAAGGGGCCGATTACGACCCCGAGCAGTTCCCCGGTCTCGTCTACCGGACCCAGAACCCCAAGTCCGCGGCGCTCATCTTCCGGTCGGGCAAGATCGTCTGCACCGGCGCCAAGAGCACGGCCGACGTCCACGAGAGCCTCGAGATCGTCTTCGACAAGCTCCGCGAGCTCCAGATCGACGTGAACGAGGACCCCGAGATCGTCGTCCAGAACATCGTCACCTCGGCCGACCTCGGCCGGAACCTCAACCTCAACGCCATCGCCATCGGCCTGGGCCTCGAGAACATCGAGTACGAGCCCGAGCAGTTCCCCGGGCTCGTCTACCGCCTCGACGAGCCCGAGGTCGTCGCGCTGCTGTTCGGCTCGGGCAAGCTCGTCATCACCGGCGGCAAGAAGCCCGAGGACGCCGAGCAGGCGGTCGACAAGATCGTCTCCCGGCTCGAGGAGCTCGGCCTGCTGGAGTAA
- a CDS encoding methyltransferase domain-containing protein, with the protein MYALELAGEDDRFAAAEAASAATGIAVVAPGLATATALTDRVRNLAYTRRASELVGETDASAESARVLLEAAGVDREGTVAVRARDVRDTAGIDTQRVERELGQVLVDRGFAVDLDDPDHELRALFSREPPRGSERSSSAERRSADSRAAEPRDDGETPRDGTCLLGWLETESVRDYGARKPTDRPFFQPGGMDPLLARALVNLAGARPGAILLDPMCGTGGVLVEAGLVGATVCGADAQAKMARGAGENLAEYLDADDRATGGWATLQGDATHLPFADDSIDAVVFDAPYGRQSKIANLDLDDLVEGALAEARRVADRTVVVGDRSWSDAAREVGWTVENEFERRVHRSLVRYVSVLDEADAGRS; encoded by the coding sequence GTGTACGCGCTCGAACTCGCCGGCGAGGACGACCGGTTCGCGGCCGCGGAGGCAGCGAGCGCCGCGACCGGGATCGCGGTCGTCGCCCCCGGCCTCGCCACCGCGACCGCCCTCACCGACCGCGTCCGGAATCTGGCCTACACTCGTCGGGCCAGCGAACTCGTCGGCGAGACCGACGCCAGCGCCGAGTCGGCCCGCGTCCTGCTGGAGGCCGCGGGCGTCGACCGCGAGGGGACCGTGGCGGTCCGGGCCCGCGACGTCCGGGACACCGCCGGCATCGACACCCAGCGCGTCGAGCGCGAACTCGGCCAGGTTCTGGTCGACCGGGGGTTCGCGGTCGACCTCGACGACCCCGACCACGAACTCCGGGCGCTGTTCTCGCGCGAGCCGCCTCGAGGCTCTGAACGGTCGAGTAGCGCGGAGCGTCGCTCCGCGGACAGTCGAGCGGCAGAGCCGCGAGACGACGGCGAAACGCCGCGAGACGGCACCTGCCTGCTGGGCTGGCTCGAAACCGAGAGCGTGCGTGACTACGGCGCCCGCAAGCCCACCGACCGGCCGTTCTTCCAGCCGGGCGGGATGGACCCGCTGCTGGCCAGGGCGCTGGTCAACCTCGCGGGCGCCCGGCCCGGCGCGATCCTGCTCGACCCGATGTGCGGGACCGGCGGCGTCCTCGTCGAGGCCGGCCTGGTCGGCGCGACCGTCTGCGGCGCGGACGCCCAGGCGAAGATGGCCCGCGGCGCGGGCGAGAACCTGGCCGAATACCTCGATGCGGACGACCGCGCGACCGGCGGGTGGGCCACCCTCCAGGGCGACGCGACTCACCTCCCGTTCGCGGACGATTCAATCGACGCCGTGGTGTTCGACGCGCCCTACGGCCGCCAGTCGAAGATCGCCAACCTCGACCTCGACGACCTGGTCGAAGGCGCGCTCGCGGAAGCCCGCCGTGTCGCCGACCGGACGGTCGTCGTCGGCGACCGGTCGTGGAGCGACGCGGCCCGCGAGGTCGGCTGGACCGTCGAGAACGAGTTCGAGCGTCGGGTCCACCGGTCGCTGGTGCGGTACGTTTCGGTGCTGGACGAGGCGGACGCCGGCCGGAGCTAG
- a CDS encoding acyl-CoA thioesterase, with protein sequence MPSLSDTYLENRFRVQPNDANNVETLHGGNLMKWMDELGAMSAMRFSGETCVTAGVDDLSFHRPIPLGNTALVDAYVYEAGRTSVKVRLRAWSEDPRTGETERTTGSSFTFVAVEDQGTPVTVPELTVESDEGKRLQREALDAES encoded by the coding sequence GTGCCCAGCCTGTCCGACACCTACCTCGAGAACCGCTTCCGGGTGCAACCGAACGACGCCAACAACGTCGAGACGCTCCACGGCGGCAACCTGATGAAGTGGATGGACGAACTCGGCGCGATGTCGGCGATGCGCTTCTCGGGCGAGACCTGCGTCACCGCGGGCGTCGACGACCTCTCCTTTCACCGACCCATCCCGCTCGGCAACACCGCCCTCGTGGACGCCTACGTCTACGAGGCAGGCCGCACGAGCGTGAAGGTCCGGCTCCGGGCGTGGAGCGAGGACCCCCGGACCGGCGAGACCGAGCGCACCACGGGGTCGAGCTTCACCTTCGTCGCCGTCGAGGACCAGGGGACCCCGGTGACCGTGCCGGAGCTGACCGTCGAGTCCGACGAAGGGAAACGACTGCAGCGGGAGGCGCTCGACGCCGAGAGCTAG
- a CDS encoding AAA family ATPase, with protein MDAPLWTERYAPDLADLPQSDVREYLQRAVDDPINLVLHGPPGAGKTAAVRALAREAHADPDNDLTILNVADFFDRTKKEIRNDPRFEQFLQGETEFSKQFRRGSDQRKQYKRQWSKRDMINHILKEYAGYAPSSGGYRTLVLDNAEDIREDFQQSLRRTMEQFHETTQFVVTTRQPTKLIPPIKSRCFPVAVRAPTNDEIVDILQSIAETEGVEYDEMGLRLVAGYAEGNLREAILSAQTLHEKEGEITRETVQTVREIGIRGRIEEMLDDAEAGEFSDARKTLDDLLVDEGYNGQEVLRKVLEVARNSNRYTGRETELAELTRLAGEIDMGLAEGSSDRVQLGHLLAELGAESEA; from the coding sequence ATGGACGCGCCGCTGTGGACCGAACGCTACGCGCCCGACCTGGCCGACCTGCCCCAGTCGGACGTCCGCGAGTACCTCCAGCGGGCCGTGGACGACCCGATCAACCTCGTCCTCCACGGCCCGCCCGGCGCCGGCAAGACCGCCGCGGTCCGGGCGCTGGCCCGCGAGGCCCACGCCGACCCGGACAACGACCTGACGATACTCAACGTCGCGGACTTCTTCGACCGGACGAAGAAGGAGATACGGAACGACCCGCGGTTCGAGCAGTTCCTCCAGGGCGAGACCGAGTTCTCCAAGCAGTTCCGGCGGGGGTCCGACCAGCGCAAGCAGTACAAGCGCCAGTGGTCGAAGCGCGACATGATCAACCACATCCTCAAGGAGTACGCGGGCTACGCGCCCTCCTCGGGGGGGTACCGGACCCTGGTGCTCGACAACGCCGAGGACATCCGCGAGGACTTCCAGCAGTCGCTGCGCCGGACGATGGAGCAGTTCCACGAGACGACCCAGTTCGTCGTCACCACCCGCCAGCCCACCAAGCTCATCCCGCCCATCAAGTCGCGGTGCTTCCCGGTGGCGGTCCGGGCGCCGACGAACGACGAGATCGTCGACATCCTGCAGTCCATCGCCGAGACCGAGGGCGTCGAGTACGACGAGATGGGGCTCCGGCTGGTGGCCGGCTACGCGGAGGGCAACCTCCGCGAGGCCATCCTGAGCGCCCAGACGCTCCACGAGAAGGAGGGCGAGATCACCCGCGAGACGGTCCAGACCGTCCGGGAGATCGGCATCCGGGGACGCATCGAGGAGATGCTCGACGACGCCGAGGCCGGCGAGTTCTCCGACGCCCGCAAGACCCTCGACGACCTGCTGGTCGACGAGGGGTACAACGGCCAGGAGGTGCTCCGGAAGGTGCTGGAGGTTGCGCGCAACTCCAACCGGTACACGGGTCGCGAGACGGAACTCGCCGAGCTGACCCGGCTCGCCGGCGAGATCGACATGGGGCTCGCCGAGGGGTCGAGCGACCGGGTCCAGCTCGGCCACCTGCTCGCTGAGCTGGGTGCGGAGAGCGAGGCGTAG
- a CDS encoding DUF4382 domain-containing protein has protein sequence MGRYAAVCLAVALLLAGCVGGQGGPTASPDSGDAETTTEVETTTTGTESSAATTDAGPTPAGTGTSGSGESATAVNFYLSDEQNAMGDFAHLNVTVSEIGLQRAGGGWTTHEVDQRVVDLTRLRGANATRLGTVPVENGTYETVFVHVAEVNGTLTGGEQVRVKLPSRKLQIHRTFAVGANESVDYVFDISVFEAGKSGKYILKPVIGESGTDKEIESVDDERPDGEAEKGDAKDGDDDERDEKNEKGEDDEKAASDESAPEHETALNATLVGNVTRGGNATVSVTRNGTGVANATVSVNGAVAGNTGADGNLTLAVPDADELEVEVETENGSAELERTFRSERESDDESGGN, from the coding sequence ATGGGACGATACGCTGCCGTCTGTCTCGCGGTCGCACTGCTGCTCGCCGGTTGCGTCGGCGGGCAGGGAGGACCGACCGCGTCGCCCGATTCCGGCGACGCCGAAACGACGACCGAGGTGGAGACGACGACCACCGGCACGGAGTCGTCCGCCGCGACGACTGACGCGGGACCGACCCCCGCCGGCACGGGGACGTCCGGCTCCGGCGAGAGCGCGACCGCGGTGAACTTCTACCTGAGCGACGAGCAGAACGCGATGGGCGACTTCGCGCACCTGAACGTCACCGTCTCCGAAATCGGCCTGCAGCGGGCCGGCGGCGGCTGGACCACGCACGAGGTGGACCAGCGCGTCGTGGACCTGACCCGGCTCCGGGGTGCGAACGCGACGCGGCTCGGCACGGTTCCCGTCGAGAACGGGACCTACGAGACGGTCTTCGTCCACGTCGCCGAGGTGAACGGGACCCTAACGGGCGGCGAGCAGGTCAGGGTGAAACTCCCGAGTCGGAAGCTCCAGATCCACCGGACGTTCGCGGTGGGCGCGAACGAATCGGTCGACTACGTCTTCGACATCTCGGTGTTCGAGGCGGGCAAGAGCGGGAAGTACATCCTCAAGCCCGTCATCGGCGAGTCCGGGACCGACAAGGAGATAGAGAGCGTCGACGACGAGCGACCCGACGGTGAAGCGGAGAAAGGCGACGCGAAGGACGGGGACGACGATGAGAGGGACGAGAAGAACGAGAAGGGCGAGGACGACGAGAAAGCTGCGAGCGACGAGTCCGCGCCGGAACACGAGACGGCGCTGAACGCCACCCTCGTCGGGAACGTCACCCGCGGCGGGAACGCGACCGTCTCGGTCACCCGGAACGGGACCGGCGTGGCGAACGCGACCGTCTCGGTGAACGGAGCGGTCGCGGGGAACACGGGCGCCGACGGGAACCTGACGCTCGCGGTGCCCGACGCGGACGAACTCGAAGTCGAGGTCGAGACCGAGAACGGGTCGGCGGAACTCGAACGGACGTTCCGGTCCGAGCGCGAGAGCGACGACGAGAGCGGGGGTAACTGA
- a CDS encoding DUF7282 domain-containing protein: MTRDTRTLSAVFMAVLLILASGTAVSLAVTSSSPSDAGTNAVGVQETTTAADGEETTAADGAAETTREADEPAQQDEASVTLNEQESDGEQVVIESATLPEGGFIAIHDSSVQDAPLASVLGNSVYLEPGTHEDVTITLARPITETQTLIAMPHLDTNDNQVYDFVLSTGNLDGPYTVDNEILVNEANVSVAQETTTTTEAVEETTTEEAVETTEVVEETTTEEVVETTEEIEETTTEEIEETTTEEIEETTTEAVEETTTEAVEETTTEEVEETTTTTAEADEMRQMVFKVEQMNIDRWSFVIGDEETPDRTETVGNLTIQDRRVVLNLSEILRQSAAAQQQAPPVTTHSPEQVEQMIEQNLSQDIPTVRYVIQNVQVENVTFVITAPEGVELPEPPMMTTTPAEPGEETTTEVVEVTTTEAVEETTTTEEPVETTEEIEETTTEEPVETTEEIEETTTEEPVETTEVVEETTTEEPVETTEGVEETTTEEPVETTEEVEETTTEAVEETTTAAADLQSFEVSNLDAPEDASAGDTIEVSATVSNLNDQQATQEVVFRLEGTAIARQTVTLDAGEQTTVTFEIDTEGVPGGQYIHGVYTRDFGELAVIVIEEPSAETTTAVETETPEETETPEATETPANGETTQVVEETTTEA; encoded by the coding sequence ATGACACGTGACACAAGGACACTTAGTGCCGTCTTCATGGCGGTACTGTTGATTTTAGCGAGCGGGACGGCAGTATCGCTCGCGGTGACGAGTAGTTCGCCATCCGACGCCGGGACGAACGCGGTCGGCGTGCAGGAGACCACCACGGCGGCGGACGGCGAGGAGACGACCGCGGCCGACGGCGCCGCGGAGACGACGCGAGAAGCTGACGAACCGGCCCAGCAGGACGAGGCGAGCGTCACCCTCAACGAACAGGAATCTGACGGCGAGCAGGTCGTCATCGAGTCGGCGACCCTGCCGGAGGGCGGCTTCATCGCCATCCACGACAGCTCGGTCCAGGACGCTCCGCTGGCGAGCGTGCTCGGCAACTCCGTGTATCTCGAACCCGGGACCCACGAGGACGTGACTATCACGCTCGCCCGGCCTATCACCGAGACCCAGACGCTCATCGCCATGCCCCACCTGGACACCAACGACAACCAGGTGTACGACTTCGTCCTCTCGACCGGGAATCTCGACGGTCCGTACACCGTCGACAACGAGATTCTGGTCAACGAGGCGAACGTGAGCGTCGCGCAGGAGACGACCACGACGACCGAGGCGGTCGAGGAGACCACGACCGAGGAAGCCGTCGAGACGACCGAGGTCGTCGAGGAGACCACCACTGAGGAAGTCGTAGAGACGACCGAAGAGATCGAAGAGACGACGACCGAAGAGATCGAAGAGACGACGACCGAAGAGATCGAAGAGACGACGACCGAGGCGGTCGAGGAGACCACGACCGAGGCGGTCGAGGAGACCACGACCGAGGAAGTCGAGGAGACCACGACCACGACGGCCGAAGCCGACGAGATGCGCCAGATGGTCTTCAAGGTCGAACAGATGAACATCGACCGGTGGTCCTTCGTCATCGGCGACGAGGAGACGCCCGACCGGACCGAGACCGTCGGGAACCTCACCATCCAGGACCGGCGGGTCGTCCTGAACCTCTCTGAAATCCTCCGCCAGAGCGCGGCCGCCCAGCAACAGGCGCCGCCCGTGACGACGCATAGTCCCGAGCAGGTCGAGCAGATGATCGAGCAGAACCTCTCGCAGGACATCCCGACCGTCCGGTACGTCATCCAGAACGTCCAGGTCGAGAACGTGACGTTCGTCATCACGGCCCCGGAGGGCGTTGAGCTTCCGGAGCCGCCGATGATGACCACGACCCCGGCGGAGCCGGGTGAGGAGACCACGACCGAGGTGGTCGAGGTAACCACGACCGAAGCGGTCGAGGAGACCACGACGACCGAAGAACCCGTAGAGACGACTGAAGAGATCGAAGAGACGACGACCGAAGAACCCGTAGAGACGACTGAAGAGATCGAAGAGACGACGACCGAAGAACCCGTAGAGACGACCGAGGTCGTCGAGGAGACCACCACTGAAGAACCCGTAGAGACAACTGAGGGAGTTGAGGAGACGACGACCGAAGAACCCGTAGAGACGACTGAAGAAGTCGAAGAGACGACGACTGAAGCGGTCGAGGAGACGACGACCGCGGCGGCCGACCTCCAGTCGTTCGAGGTCTCGAACCTCGATGCACCCGAGGACGCGTCGGCCGGCGACACCATCGAGGTGAGCGCCACCGTCTCGAACCTGAACGACCAGCAGGCGACCCAGGAGGTCGTCTTCCGGCTCGAGGGCACCGCCATCGCGCGCCAGACGGTCACCCTCGACGCCGGTGAGCAGACCACCGTGACCTTCGAGATCGATACCGAGGGCGTGCCCGGCGGCCAGTACATCCACGGGGTGTACACCCGCGACTTCGGTGAGCTCGCGGTCATCGTGATCGAGGAACCGAGCGCGGAGACGACCACCGCGGTCGAGACAGAGACGCCCGAGGAGACAGAGACGCCCGAGGCGACCGAGACGCCCGCGAACGGCGAGACGACCCAGGTAGTCGAGGAGACGACGACCGAGGCGTAA